In Haloterrigena turkmenica DSM 5511, a single genomic region encodes these proteins:
- a CDS encoding AAA family ATPase codes for MDITDARAECNAVLDAVSESVIADREFLETVLLGVLARGHVLLEDVPGTGKTLTANSLASALGLSFSRIQFTPDLLPADVTGTHVFDESEGTFDFTEGPIFANVVLADEINRAPPKTQAALLEAMAEGQVTVDGDTHQLPQPFFVIATQNPVEQAGTFPLPEAQVDRFLVKQSIGYPDADGERELLQRRLGRTERSPSIDPVLDGGRVRALREVPESVRVDDDLVTYIADIARGTRTRNQVDVGVSPRGTQRLLEAARARAVVAGRDYVTPDDVKRVAGPVLAHRLVLTPDASVDGASKAAIVDRVLESVSVPTLE; via the coding sequence ATGGATATTACCGACGCGCGCGCGGAGTGTAACGCCGTCCTCGACGCCGTCAGCGAGAGCGTCATTGCGGACCGCGAGTTCCTCGAGACCGTCCTGCTCGGCGTCCTCGCGCGGGGACACGTCCTTCTGGAGGACGTTCCCGGTACCGGGAAGACCCTGACCGCGAACAGTCTGGCGTCCGCGCTCGGGCTATCGTTCTCCCGGATTCAGTTCACGCCGGATCTGCTGCCGGCCGACGTGACAGGGACCCACGTGTTCGACGAGTCCGAGGGCACCTTCGACTTCACCGAGGGGCCGATCTTCGCGAACGTCGTGCTGGCCGACGAGATCAACCGCGCGCCGCCGAAGACCCAGGCCGCGCTGCTCGAGGCGATGGCGGAAGGGCAGGTCACCGTCGACGGCGATACGCACCAGTTGCCGCAGCCGTTTTTCGTGATCGCGACGCAGAACCCCGTCGAACAGGCCGGAACCTTCCCGCTGCCGGAGGCCCAGGTCGACCGCTTTCTGGTGAAACAGTCGATCGGCTACCCCGACGCGGACGGCGAACGGGAACTGTTGCAGCGCCGACTCGGCCGCACCGAACGGAGTCCGAGTATCGATCCGGTGCTGGACGGCGGCCGCGTCCGCGCGCTCCGAGAGGTCCCCGAGTCGGTCCGGGTCGACGACGACCTCGTCACCTACATCGCCGATATCGCCCGCGGGACGCGCACGCGAAATCAGGTCGACGTCGGCGTCTCGCCCCGGGGCACCCAGCGCTTGCTCGAGGCCGCGCGGGCCCGCGCCGTCGTCGCCGGCCGCGACTACGTGACGCCCGACGACGTCAAGCGCGTGGCCGGCCCCGTGTTGGCTCACCGGCTCGTGCTCACGCCCGACGCCTCGGTCGACGGCGCCTCGAAGGCGGCCATCGTCGACCGGGTGCTCGAGTCCGTCTCCGTCCCGACGCTCGAGTAG
- a CDS encoding DUF7519 family protein, translated as MSTDVDAVDPDHRPAVLTSGLSIVALCLGVLSSALYSPFVLVGGAAALVLLGGGLWTGSRRAVTIGTAVALAGLLAGGVQGIPTVPMLASVTATVLAWDAGHHAIGVGDQLGREATTARAELPHVGATVVVGLVAAVGSYAVFIAGPSGQPVAAVIAMLFGAILLLAALQR; from the coding sequence GTGAGCACCGACGTCGACGCGGTCGACCCCGACCATCGGCCCGCGGTCCTGACGAGCGGGCTCTCGATCGTCGCGTTATGCCTCGGGGTGCTCTCGAGTGCCCTCTACTCCCCGTTCGTGCTCGTCGGCGGGGCCGCCGCGCTGGTACTCCTCGGCGGCGGGCTCTGGACGGGCTCCCGTCGAGCCGTCACGATCGGCACCGCCGTCGCGCTCGCGGGGCTGCTCGCGGGCGGAGTGCAGGGAATTCCGACGGTCCCGATGCTCGCGAGCGTCACCGCGACCGTGCTGGCCTGGGACGCCGGCCACCACGCGATCGGGGTCGGCGACCAGCTCGGCCGGGAGGCGACGACGGCGAGGGCAGAGCTCCCCCACGTCGGCGCCACGGTCGTCGTCGGGCTAGTCGCAGCCGTCGGGAGCTACGCGGTCTTTATCGCCGGTCCCAGCGGCCAGCCGGTCGCGGCCGTGATCGCCATGCTGTTCGGGGCGATACTGCTGCTGGCAGCGTTGCAGCGATAG
- a CDS encoding DUF58 domain-containing protein: protein MTDRDDDGRSADSRSERADGGEVAGTETETRSESGPDVGTGSRTNAETEPDAAEAEAGAAAEVTSNTDTETDDSTDDDTDPDPDGAGEPADGDSGTEDAPESVVVDSSVRETNRWAGVAAVASVFGGAGVIVTSPALLLAAVVGIAYAAYARAGRPPTPTLSISRELEDDDLEPGEPVRVTVRVRNDGDELLPDLRLVDGVPSELVVTDGSPRRGTALRPGETETFSYAVTARQGTHAFEPIAVVARGFTGDAERVQRIRVDTELRCPPAEAETDLPLRSLTLPLTGRVETDVGGEGLEFHSTREYRRGDPLSRIDWNRRARGQELTTVTFREERSATVMLAVDTRTDAYRRPDETGRHAVDRSIEAAVAVLDALDAGGNNVGLASFGPHTEWLAPGSGPDHRASARRLLATDSAFELSPPESSASMLYVQRKRFRSRIPADSQVILFTPLCDDDIVRTAQLLEADGHLVTVISPDPTGRDAPGERLGVVERAARISTLRGAGIRVVDWPADDSLAATLERSRRRWSA from the coding sequence ATGACGGACAGAGACGACGACGGACGATCGGCGGACAGCCGGAGCGAGCGAGCCGACGGCGGCGAGGTCGCCGGAACCGAGACGGAGACTCGCTCCGAGTCCGGCCCCGACGTCGGTACCGGTAGTCGAACGAACGCCGAGACTGAGCCCGACGCTGCCGAGGCTGAAGCCGGCGCCGCTGCCGAGGTTACGTCTAACACAGACACCGAGACGGACGACAGTACTGACGACGATACCGACCCCGATCCCGACGGTGCCGGCGAGCCCGCAGACGGCGATTCCGGGACCGAAGACGCCCCGGAATCGGTCGTCGTCGACTCGAGCGTCCGGGAGACGAACCGCTGGGCAGGCGTCGCCGCCGTCGCCTCGGTGTTCGGCGGCGCCGGCGTTATCGTCACGTCGCCGGCGCTGCTGCTGGCGGCGGTCGTCGGCATCGCGTACGCGGCCTACGCCCGGGCCGGTCGGCCGCCGACCCCGACGCTCTCGATCAGCCGCGAACTCGAGGACGACGACCTCGAGCCGGGTGAGCCCGTTCGCGTGACGGTACGCGTTCGCAACGACGGGGACGAACTCCTGCCGGATCTCCGGCTCGTCGACGGCGTGCCGTCGGAACTCGTCGTCACCGACGGCTCCCCGAGACGCGGCACCGCGCTCCGGCCGGGCGAGACGGAGACGTTCTCCTACGCGGTGACCGCTCGCCAGGGCACCCACGCGTTCGAACCGATAGCCGTCGTCGCGCGAGGGTTCACCGGCGACGCCGAGCGCGTCCAGCGGATCCGCGTCGACACCGAACTCCGCTGTCCGCCCGCCGAGGCGGAGACCGACCTCCCGCTGCGGTCGCTGACGCTGCCTTTGACCGGCCGCGTCGAGACCGACGTCGGCGGCGAGGGCCTCGAGTTCCACTCGACGAGGGAGTACCGACGCGGCGATCCGCTCTCGCGGATCGACTGGAACCGCCGGGCTCGCGGTCAGGAGCTGACGACCGTCACGTTCCGCGAGGAGCGGTCGGCGACGGTGATGCTCGCCGTCGACACGCGCACGGACGCGTACCGTCGACCCGACGAGACGGGTCGTCATGCGGTCGATCGCAGCATCGAGGCGGCCGTCGCCGTGCTCGACGCGCTGGATGCCGGCGGCAACAACGTCGGCCTCGCCAGCTTCGGACCGCACACAGAGTGGCTGGCACCGGGCTCGGGGCCCGACCATCGAGCGTCGGCCCGCCGACTGCTCGCGACCGATTCCGCGTTCGAACTGTCCCCGCCGGAGTCGTCGGCGTCGATGCTGTACGTCCAGCGCAAGCGATTCCGCTCGCGGATCCCCGCTGATTCGCAGGTGATCCTGTTCACGCCGCTGTGCGACGACGACATCGTGCGTACCGCGCAGTTGCTCGAGGCCGACGGCCATCTCGTCACCGTTATTAGTCCCGATCCGACTGGACGCGACGCGCCCGGCGAACGGCTCGGGGTGGTCGAACGAGCGGCTCGCATCTCGACGCTCAGGGGGGCGGGCATCAGGGTCGTCGATTGGCCGGCGGACGACTCGCTGGCGGCGACGCTCGAGCGCAGTCGACGGCGGTGGTCGGCGTGA
- a CDS encoding DUF7269 family protein, whose product MNKYAIVGAGLVLLGLAFVAVPELTGPLDLGESIVTVIGVIALLQGLRTVQGRRHADVGQTELPTPERPQELPTPGEEIDAAIESGVVTFGRQGRKLDERLEQAAVDALVLAEGLTEDEAREALEDGTWTDDPLAAAQFTNTIPDWAPWRVRVRTAVRRDRPRRARRAAAEIARIAGVNDDE is encoded by the coding sequence ATGAACAAGTACGCGATAGTCGGCGCCGGACTGGTCCTGCTCGGTCTGGCGTTCGTGGCGGTCCCGGAACTGACCGGCCCCCTCGATCTCGGTGAGTCGATCGTGACCGTGATCGGCGTGATCGCGCTCCTCCAGGGGCTTCGAACGGTGCAAGGTCGCCGACACGCCGACGTCGGGCAGACGGAACTGCCGACGCCGGAACGGCCACAGGAGCTGCCGACTCCCGGCGAGGAGATCGACGCGGCGATCGAATCGGGAGTCGTGACGTTCGGACGGCAGGGACGGAAGCTCGACGAGCGACTCGAGCAGGCGGCCGTCGACGCGCTGGTGCTCGCGGAGGGGCTGACCGAGGACGAGGCCCGAGAGGCCCTCGAGGACGGGACCTGGACGGACGATCCGCTGGCGGCGGCCCAGTTCACGAATACGATTCCCGACTGGGCGCCGTGGCGCGTCCGCGTTCGGACGGCGGTGCGTCGCGACCGTCCCCGCCGCGCCAGACGCGCCGCGGCCGAGATCGCACGAATTGCGGGGGTGAACGACGACGAATGA
- a CDS encoding DUF4129 domain-containing protein gives MDRDTGRVVAIAVLCCLAVVLAAATLPSMVENGGSGGGFGGADGGASDVEEEDEPPAADSGTEGDEAFEFSGLCIAALDSELGFLALVLGAVGIAALATRSYDTRVTLMLSVALLPLVVLVFVVLTGGCGTQTLDPPAPPADIQPPTENESGGPLGGGDGDGPVSGPTLPSLLVLTVLLVTVVGAVTALFYGGDDEGQKSTDPVAEPDDTVQRGALGRAAGEAADRIEEGDDFENDIYRAWREMTEPLSVDRPDSSTPGEFAAAARDAGLDPSHVDELRTMFEDVRYGDRPVTDDRERRAVELLRRIEATYADDDRDRENGATR, from the coding sequence GTGGACAGAGATACGGGTCGCGTCGTGGCGATCGCCGTCCTGTGCTGTCTCGCCGTCGTGCTCGCAGCGGCGACGTTGCCGTCGATGGTCGAGAACGGCGGGAGCGGCGGTGGGTTCGGCGGCGCCGACGGCGGCGCCAGCGATGTCGAGGAAGAGGATGAGCCTCCGGCGGCCGATTCCGGCACCGAAGGGGACGAGGCGTTCGAATTCTCGGGGCTGTGCATCGCCGCCCTCGACTCGGAGCTCGGGTTCCTCGCGCTCGTGTTGGGCGCGGTCGGAATCGCCGCGCTGGCGACCCGGTCGTACGATACCAGAGTGACGCTCATGCTCTCGGTCGCCTTGCTCCCGCTGGTCGTGCTCGTCTTCGTCGTCCTCACTGGCGGCTGCGGGACCCAAACCCTCGACCCGCCGGCTCCCCCGGCCGATATACAGCCGCCCACGGAGAACGAATCCGGCGGTCCGCTCGGCGGCGGCGACGGCGACGGTCCCGTGTCCGGACCGACCCTGCCCTCGCTGCTCGTGCTGACCGTTCTCCTGGTAACGGTCGTCGGAGCGGTTACGGCGCTGTTTTACGGCGGCGACGACGAGGGGCAGAAATCGACAGACCCGGTCGCGGAGCCGGACGACACCGTACAGCGGGGCGCACTCGGCCGCGCGGCCGGTGAGGCCGCCGACCGAATCGAGGAGGGCGACGACTTCGAGAACGACATCTATCGGGCCTGGCGCGAGATGACGGAACCGCTCTCCGTCGACCGGCCCGACTCGAGTACGCCCGGCGAGTTCGCGGCCGCGGCGCGGGACGCGGGGCTGGATCCGTCCCACGTCGACGAGTTGCGGACGATGTTCGAGGACGTCCGCTACGGCGACCGACCGGTCACGGACGACCGCGAGCGCCGCGCCGTCGAGCTACTCAGACGGATCGAAGCGACCTATGCCGACGACGATCGCGACCGCGAGAACGGAGCCACACGATGA
- a CDS encoding aldo/keto reductase codes for MGTEDAETVAPGTCPTANGMPMLGFGTWQHDDPDQCVESIQTALEAGYRHIDTAQAYDNEAAVGEGIAAADVDREDIFLATKVWRDNLAHDDVLETTRESIDRLGVDYLDMLYIHWPTGEYEPEETLSALSELYDEGLIENVGISNFLPEQVREAVDVCDAPILANQVELHPLLPQPDLREACENAGVEVVAYSPIARGEIFDQSEIQDVAEKHGVSEAQVSLAWLREKGVTAIPKATGEEHIRDNWASLTLELDREDIDKIDSIDETQRQVDPGFAPWN; via the coding sequence ATGGGAACGGAAGACGCCGAAACCGTTGCGCCCGGAACGTGTCCGACCGCGAACGGCATGCCGATGCTCGGGTTCGGCACCTGGCAACACGACGATCCGGACCAGTGCGTCGAGAGTATCCAGACGGCCCTCGAGGCGGGCTACCGCCATATCGACACCGCTCAGGCCTACGATAACGAGGCGGCCGTCGGCGAGGGGATCGCGGCGGCCGACGTCGACCGTGAGGACATCTTTCTCGCGACCAAGGTCTGGCGCGACAACCTCGCACACGACGACGTCCTCGAGACGACCCGCGAGAGCATCGACCGGCTCGGCGTCGACTACCTCGACATGCTGTACATCCACTGGCCGACCGGCGAGTACGAGCCCGAGGAGACGCTGTCGGCCCTCTCGGAGCTGTACGACGAGGGACTGATCGAGAACGTTGGGATCAGCAACTTCCTGCCCGAGCAAGTCCGGGAGGCCGTCGACGTCTGCGACGCACCGATCCTGGCCAACCAGGTCGAACTCCACCCGCTGCTCCCCCAGCCCGACCTCCGAGAGGCCTGCGAGAACGCCGGCGTCGAGGTCGTCGCCTACTCGCCGATCGCCCGCGGCGAGATCTTCGACCAGTCCGAGATCCAGGACGTCGCGGAGAAACACGGCGTCAGCGAGGCCCAGGTCAGCCTCGCTTGGCTGCGCGAGAAGGGCGTCACCGCAATCCCGAAGGCGACCGGCGAGGAGCACATCCGCGACAATTGGGCGTCCCTGACCCTCGAGCTGGATCGAGAGGACATCGACAAAATCGATAGTATCGACGAAACGCAGCGGCAGGTCGACCCCGGCTTCGCGCCCTGGAACTGA
- a CDS encoding DUF7333 family protein, with protein MEFDLPTTAAAFIAVIAIGVVGLIGAPMMTTNTVLMMVAPSMIVFGLIMLGIGIKHGEYRATGR; from the coding sequence ATGGAGTTCGACCTTCCCACGACCGCGGCCGCGTTTATCGCCGTCATCGCGATCGGCGTCGTCGGCTTGATCGGCGCACCGATGATGACCACGAACACCGTGTTGATGATGGTCGCGCCGTCGATGATCGTGTTCGGACTGATCATGCTCGGTATCGGCATCAAACACGGCGAGTATCGCGCGACGGGCCGATAA
- a CDS encoding phosphoadenosine phosphosulfate reductase family protein — protein MSENFPEYVDVDYEDGDGEDPEDYPHIQDKIEKAIEVTREGLEEYENPAVMWTGGKDSTLTLYFIKEVADRFDLEVPPAVFIDHYQHFDEIHDFVDHWADEWDLEVIYARNEDVGEYVDEHGLEPGDDIEIDELSEHNQHHVENILEYEEDEFPFLLDTYVGNHLLKTVALNDALEEHDIDGVISGVRWDEQEARADETFFSPRHDPDIYPPHDRIQPILQFDEAAVWNAFWNFVVPDTVENFPEEGHVPQSDDDLPEGVEQEDIPISPKYFAGFRSLGSEVSTEKSDEDPAWLQDLEGTTERAGRAQDKEDLMERLRDLGYM, from the coding sequence ATGAGCGAGAACTTCCCCGAGTACGTCGACGTCGACTACGAGGACGGCGACGGCGAGGATCCCGAGGACTATCCCCACATTCAGGACAAGATCGAGAAGGCCATCGAGGTCACTCGCGAGGGTCTCGAGGAGTACGAGAACCCGGCCGTGATGTGGACCGGCGGCAAGGACTCCACGCTCACGCTGTACTTCATCAAGGAGGTCGCCGACCGCTTCGACCTTGAGGTACCGCCGGCGGTGTTCATCGACCACTACCAGCACTTCGACGAGATCCACGACTTCGTCGACCACTGGGCCGACGAGTGGGACCTCGAAGTCATCTATGCGCGCAACGAGGACGTCGGCGAGTACGTCGACGAGCACGGCCTCGAGCCGGGCGACGACATCGAGATCGACGAACTCTCCGAGCACAACCAGCACCACGTCGAGAACATCCTCGAGTACGAGGAAGACGAGTTCCCGTTCCTGCTCGACACCTACGTCGGCAATCACCTGCTGAAGACGGTCGCGCTCAACGACGCGCTCGAGGAGCACGACATCGACGGCGTCATCTCCGGCGTCCGCTGGGACGAACAGGAGGCTCGCGCCGACGAGACGTTCTTCTCGCCGCGCCACGACCCGGACATCTATCCGCCCCACGACCGCATCCAGCCCATCCTGCAGTTCGACGAGGCCGCCGTCTGGAACGCCTTCTGGAACTTCGTCGTTCCGGACACCGTCGAGAACTTCCCCGAGGAGGGCCACGTGCCTCAGTCCGACGACGACCTCCCCGAGGGCGTCGAACAGGAGGACATCCCGATCTCGCCGAAGTACTTCGCCGGCTTCCGCTCGCTGGGCAGCGAAGTCAGCACCGAGAAGAGCGACGAGGACCCCGCCTGGCTGCAGGACCTCGAGGGAACGACCGAGCGCGCGGGCCGCGCCCAGGACAAGGAGGACCTGATGGAGCGCCTGCGCGACCTCGGCTACATGTAG
- a CDS encoding DUF2150 family protein, whose translation MSNPPTEFYSEERWQNWIGRIKDEDIDPEDEDSARLLLNLQDDTAIAIAKIVAAYDDGELGEEEALEEINDVREIVLGEVDIEDEEKLILVDGVQTSLVCVFFAAEEYIAGGPAEEGSVGDYLGAAADAEAEEDLDAALGYAAQAGTLIIDGEELDMSVAEGLEYGLVTEWINGLDSLQSAMSDPEVVEEDEE comes from the coding sequence ATGAGCAATCCCCCGACCGAGTTCTACTCGGAGGAACGCTGGCAGAACTGGATCGGCCGCATCAAGGACGAAGACATCGATCCGGAGGACGAAGACTCGGCCCGGCTCCTGCTGAACCTGCAGGACGACACGGCGATCGCGATCGCCAAGATCGTCGCCGCCTACGACGACGGGGAACTCGGCGAGGAGGAAGCGCTCGAGGAGATCAACGACGTTCGCGAGATCGTTCTCGGCGAGGTCGACATCGAGGACGAGGAGAAACTGATCCTCGTCGACGGCGTCCAGACGAGCCTCGTCTGCGTCTTCTTCGCCGCCGAGGAGTACATCGCGGGCGGCCCGGCCGAAGAGGGCAGCGTCGGCGACTACCTCGGCGCCGCGGCCGACGCCGAGGCCGAGGAGGATCTCGACGCCGCGCTCGGCTACGCCGCACAAGCGGGCACACTCATCATCGACGGCGAGGAACTCGACATGTCCGTCGCGGAGGGCCTCGAGTACGGTCTCGTCACGGAGTGGATCAACGGGCTGGACAGCCTCCAGAGCGCGATGAGCGACCCCGAAGTCGTCGAGGAAGACGAAGAGTAA
- a CDS encoding TatD family hydrolase, which yields MLDDETPVLDNHLHLDPDNHRGIDAVRDFARLGGTHLLVVNKPSWHLGVEAETGEDFRAVFERTIEIVDEASSELDGRAWPVLGVHPGLITRLVDDRGFSPDEARDLMQAGIDVAAEYVESGEALALKSGRPHYEVDDDVWAASNAVMRRAFERGAELDCAVQLHAEASEDMTEVTDWAEEAGLPSDRVVKHYASGRLEGPIPSVMSEKDRLETAAERGEPFLMETDYIDDPDRPGAVLGPKTVPRRVRWLLENGRDEAVRIAHVETPERVYGIDTEATLERA from the coding sequence ATGCTCGACGACGAGACGCCGGTCCTCGACAACCACCTCCACCTCGATCCGGACAACCACCGCGGCATCGACGCCGTCCGCGACTTCGCTCGCCTCGGCGGCACCCACCTGCTCGTCGTGAACAAACCCTCCTGGCATCTCGGCGTCGAGGCCGAGACCGGCGAGGACTTCCGCGCGGTCTTCGAGCGGACGATCGAAATCGTCGACGAGGCCTCGAGCGAACTCGACGGGCGGGCCTGGCCCGTCCTGGGGGTTCACCCCGGACTGATCACGCGGCTCGTCGACGACCGCGGCTTCAGCCCTGACGAGGCGCGCGACCTCATGCAGGCGGGAATCGACGTTGCCGCGGAGTACGTCGAGTCCGGCGAGGCGCTGGCCCTGAAGTCGGGGCGGCCCCACTACGAGGTCGACGACGACGTGTGGGCGGCCTCGAACGCGGTCATGCGCCGAGCCTTCGAGCGCGGCGCCGAACTGGACTGTGCCGTCCAGTTGCACGCCGAGGCCAGCGAGGACATGACCGAGGTGACCGACTGGGCCGAGGAAGCGGGGCTGCCGTCCGATCGGGTAGTCAAACACTACGCGAGCGGTCGCCTCGAGGGCCCGATCCCGAGCGTGATGAGCGAGAAGGATCGCCTCGAGACCGCCGCCGAGCGCGGCGAGCCGTTCCTAATGGAGACCGACTACATCGACGATCCGGACCGCCCCGGCGCCGTCCTCGGGCCGAAGACGGTGCCGCGTCGGGTCCGCTGGCTGCTCGAGAACGGTCGCGACGAGGCGGTCCGGATCGCCCACGTCGAGACGCCGGAACGCGTATACGGAATCGACACGGAAGCGACGCTCGAGCGGGCCTAA
- a CDS encoding sensor histidine kinase, protein MCSFGHDEQTAVDVQSGDSNGPLGLESGLDALRSSPEFRGPVESLGEHEPNEHLAVIYENRDEQLAAVVPFMRQGLERGERCMYVVNEHAEAEMIAAMEDGGIDVDAAMETGALTFHTVRETYLRNGRFDPDDMLDRYESAIEEATADYEGLRISAETTWILDEGTSLEQFMEYESRVNDLFDGADCIALCQYDRDVIPAEILCDIVRTHPHLVYDGAVCHNFYYTPPSEFFDDGCPDREVDRMLGTLHERTTAKAERDETIDALEESNDQLKRFAYIASHDLQEPLRMVSSYLQLLERNYRDGLDADAREYIDFAVGGADRMREMIDGLLEFSRIETGETTLERVDCEDVVETVVTDHQVQIEESGATVEIGSLPTVSGDRTQLEQLFSNLIGNAIKYRGDEPPCIEVDATKRGSEWRLTVADNGIGIDPEYHDQIFDVFNRLHAIGEFPGTGIGLALCRKIVANHGGEIGVDSEPGEGTTFTVMLPAVAPNP, encoded by the coding sequence ATGTGTTCTTTCGGCCACGACGAACAGACTGCGGTCGACGTCCAGAGCGGTGATTCGAACGGCCCGCTCGGTCTGGAGAGCGGACTCGACGCCCTTCGCTCGAGCCCGGAGTTTCGCGGCCCCGTCGAGTCCCTCGGCGAGCACGAGCCGAACGAACACCTCGCGGTGATCTACGAGAACCGGGACGAGCAGCTCGCGGCCGTCGTCCCGTTCATGCGCCAGGGCCTCGAGCGAGGCGAGCGCTGCATGTACGTGGTCAACGAACACGCGGAAGCCGAGATGATCGCCGCGATGGAAGACGGCGGCATCGACGTCGACGCGGCGATGGAGACCGGCGCGCTCACCTTCCACACCGTTCGGGAGACCTATCTCAGGAACGGCCGGTTCGATCCCGACGACATGCTCGACCGCTACGAGTCGGCCATCGAGGAGGCGACGGCCGACTACGAGGGCCTGCGCATCAGCGCCGAGACGACGTGGATCTTGGACGAGGGAACGAGCCTCGAGCAGTTCATGGAGTACGAGAGTCGGGTCAACGACCTCTTTGACGGCGCGGACTGCATCGCCCTCTGTCAGTACGACCGAGACGTGATTCCGGCCGAGATCCTCTGTGATATCGTCCGGACCCATCCACACCTCGTCTACGACGGCGCCGTCTGTCACAACTTCTACTACACTCCGCCGTCGGAGTTCTTCGACGACGGTTGTCCGGACCGCGAGGTCGATCGAATGCTGGGCACCCTTCACGAGCGAACGACGGCGAAAGCCGAACGCGACGAGACGATCGACGCGCTCGAGGAGTCCAACGACCAGCTCAAGCGGTTCGCCTACATCGCTTCCCACGACCTCCAGGAACCGCTGCGGATGGTCTCGAGCTATCTCCAGTTGCTCGAGCGCAACTATCGTGACGGCCTCGACGCGGACGCGCGGGAGTACATTGACTTCGCCGTCGGCGGCGCCGACCGCATGCGCGAGATGATCGACGGGCTGCTCGAGTTCTCCCGGATCGAGACGGGCGAGACGACCCTCGAGCGGGTCGACTGCGAGGACGTCGTCGAGACCGTCGTCACCGACCACCAGGTGCAGATCGAGGAGAGCGGGGCGACGGTCGAAATCGGCTCGCTCCCGACGGTCAGCGGCGACCGGACCCAACTCGAGCAGCTCTTTTCGAACCTGATCGGCAACGCGATCAAGTATCGCGGCGACGAGCCGCCGTGCATCGAGGTCGACGCGACGAAGCGCGGCTCCGAGTGGCGACTCACCGTGGCGGACAACGGGATCGGAATCGACCCCGAGTATCACGACCAGATCTTCGACGTCTTCAACCGCCTCCACGCGATCGGGGAGTTTCCCGGCACCGGGATCGGCCTCGCGCTCTGCCGGAAGATCGTCGCCAACCACGGCGGAGAGATCGGCGTCGACTCCGAGCCCGGCGAGGGGACGACGTTCACCGTAATGCTTCCGGCGGTAGCGCCGAACCCGTAA